The following are encoded in a window of Gemmatimonadota bacterium genomic DNA:
- a CDS encoding Fic family protein codes for MHRGEPGRYEVTRTGDERVRAFVPNPLPPNHPLILDGPLQEALEAATISLGRLDGVASLLPDRLAFLHSFVRKEAVLSSQIEGMQASLSDLLLFEMGEVPGVPMEDVQEVSNNVAALEHGLGRLRGGFPLSNPLIREIQGVLLSRGRGSGKSPGEFRRSQNWIGGSRPGNAAFVPPPPQAVQDCMGELERFHHAEDGGHAVLVRAGLGHVQFETIHPFLDGNGRVGRLLIVLVLCSSGLLSDPLLYPSLYFKKHRPTYYLLLDQVRSTGDWESWLAFFLEGVRETSEDAVRTATRLTEMFGADRARVEAIGRRAGSALRVHEALKARPIRRLTDVARATGLSFPAASSGMEALESLGIAKEVTGRRRNRLFAYGEYLEVLNEGTEPL; via the coding sequence ATGCATCGAGGAGAGCCCGGCCGCTACGAGGTGACCAGGACCGGGGACGAGCGCGTTCGTGCCTTCGTTCCCAACCCACTCCCCCCGAACCATCCGCTCATTCTGGACGGCCCGCTCCAGGAGGCACTCGAGGCGGCCACCATCTCCCTCGGGCGGCTGGACGGCGTCGCGTCTCTCCTTCCCGACCGCCTCGCCTTCCTCCACAGCTTCGTCCGAAAGGAGGCCGTGCTCTCCTCCCAGATCGAGGGGATGCAGGCTTCGCTTTCCGACCTCCTTCTCTTCGAGATGGGCGAGGTCCCGGGCGTCCCGATGGAGGACGTCCAGGAGGTCTCCAACAACGTCGCGGCCCTGGAGCATGGACTCGGGCGGCTGCGCGGGGGATTTCCGCTTTCGAATCCGCTCATCCGGGAAATCCAAGGGGTCCTCCTCTCCCGTGGGCGGGGAAGCGGGAAGTCTCCGGGGGAGTTCCGCCGCTCGCAGAACTGGATCGGCGGATCGAGGCCGGGAAACGCCGCCTTCGTGCCGCCGCCTCCGCAGGCCGTTCAGGACTGCATGGGGGAGCTGGAGCGTTTCCATCACGCCGAGGACGGGGGGCACGCGGTCCTCGTGCGGGCTGGGCTCGGGCACGTCCAGTTCGAGACCATCCATCCCTTCCTCGACGGGAACGGCCGAGTGGGGCGGCTCCTGATCGTGCTCGTCCTTTGCAGCTCGGGGCTTCTGTCGGACCCGCTCCTCTATCCGAGCCTGTACTTCAAGAAGCACCGTCCCACTTACTACCTGCTACTGGATCAGGTCCGGAGCACGGGCGACTGGGAGTCCTGGCTCGCCTTCTTCCTCGAAGGGGTGAGGGAGACGTCCGAAGACGCCGTCCGGACAGCGACGCGCTTGACCGAGATGTTCGGAGCGGACCGCGCTCGGGTCGAAGCCATCGGACGCCGCGCCGGCTCTGCCCTGCGCGTGCACGAGGCGCTCAAGGCTCGTCCCATTCGAAGGCTCACGGACGTGGCGCGTGCGACCGGCCTCTCCTTTCCTGCCGCGTCCTCGGGGATGGAGGCCCTCGAGAGCCTCGGAATCGCGAAGGAAGTGACGGGGAGGCGCCGGAACCGGCTCTTCGCTTACGGCGAGTACCTGGAGGTGCTGAACGAGGGGACGGAACCGCTGTGA
- a CDS encoding DUF2442 domain-containing protein: MTKVEHLGHYRVRLEFTDGAVKDADLSEELFGEVFEPLRNPQLFREGKLNEGTGTIEWPNGADFAPEFLSRIGSDVEQAV, encoded by the coding sequence GTGACGAAGGTCGAGCACCTGGGGCACTACCGGGTACGGCTCGAGTTCACGGACGGCGCGGTCAAAGACGCCGATCTCTCCGAGGAGCTCTTCGGCGAGGTCTTCGAGCCGCTCCGCAATCCGCAATTGTTCAGGGAAGGAAAGCTCAATGAAGGGACCGGCACCATCGAGTGGCCGAACGGCGCCGATTTCGCTCCCGAGTTCTTGAGCCGCATCGGCTCGGACGTAGAGCAGGCGGTCTGA
- a CDS encoding helix-turn-helix transcriptional regulator, with protein sequence MTTLGAFIRERREARRKDDPSFSVRQVAERIGIEPSYLSKVERDIGSPPSEETLERLAEEIDVDTDLLLALAGKVSSDLQEAIRRRPQLFGELIRELKDMPDQAVLRLVREVRDGEW encoded by the coding sequence ATGACGACGCTCGGAGCTTTCATACGGGAGCGCAGGGAAGCGCGGCGGAAGGACGACCCGAGCTTCTCGGTGCGGCAGGTTGCGGAGCGGATCGGGATCGAGCCGAGCTACCTGAGCAAGGTGGAACGCGACATCGGCTCACCGCCGTCGGAAGAGACCCTCGAGCGGTTGGCGGAGGAGATCGACGTGGATACCGACCTCCTCCTGGCTCTGGCGGGAAAGGTGTCCAGCGATCTGCAGGAAGCCATCCGCCGGCGCCCGCAGTTGTTCGGTGAGCTGATCCGTGAACTGAAAGACATGCCCGACCAGGCCGTGCTCCGCCTCGTGCGGGAGGTCCGGGACGGTGAATGGTGA
- a CDS encoding DUF6883 domain-containing protein, which translates to MAERRRFRSRVLEPHRLGRRAGGLTPSLPRAPLPAALAFRLPHPTASATDRRPGATSDGFDPSAVRSEHLGQADRCPDRSVRRAPTPVEEEGETNRFPYGRARTGRICWDGPKASPTVFQSEIGLKLPGGVHATVPTAKISDYLLSRRHARGRLKARFFVAMGYRPETPHLLRRDLLALARDGEVAEVVPSPFGTRYVVEGTIVGPVGVRFTLRSVWIALGPDLRPRFVTAYPIERPLEAL; encoded by the coding sequence GTGGCCGAACGGCGCCGATTTCGCTCCCGAGTTCTTGAGCCGCATCGGCTCGGACGTAGAGCAGGCGGTCTGACGCCCAGTCTTCCCCGTGCACCCCTTCCCGCGGCGTTAGCTTTCCGGCTTCCGCACCCCACCGCCTCCGCCACGGACCGCAGACCTGGCGCGACGTCCGATGGCTTCGACCCGAGCGCGGTCCGCTCCGAACATCTTGGTCAAGCGGATCGCTGTCCCGACCGCAGCGTCCGACGTGCTCCAACCCCCGTCGAGGAAGAGGGCGAAACCAACCGCTTTCCCTATGGGAGGGCCCGGACCGGTCGGATATGCTGGGACGGTCCCAAGGCATCTCCCACCGTCTTCCAATCTGAAATCGGTTTGAAGCTGCCAGGTGGAGTTCATGCGACCGTTCCGACGGCCAAGATTTCGGACTATTTACTCTCTCGGCGGCATGCTCGAGGACGCCTCAAGGCGCGATTCTTCGTCGCGATGGGATACCGCCCCGAAACCCCGCACCTACTCCGCCGCGACCTGCTGGCCCTCGCCCGTGATGGGGAGGTGGCGGAGGTCGTTCCTTCGCCATTTGGGACCCGGTATGTTGTCGAGGGTACGATTGTGGGACCCGTCGGCGTGCGATTCACCCTTCGCTCGGTGTGGATCGCGCTTGGGCCGGATCTCCGACCGCGATTCGTCACGGCATATCCGATCGAGCGGCCCCTGGAGGCCCTATGA
- a CDS encoding addiction module protein: MSKARLDFRRLTVAERIQLAQDLWDSVAESEEVFELTDAQRAELDRRLAAHGNDPSAAIPWEVFRKELLEG; encoded by the coding sequence ATGTCAAAGGCTCGCCTCGATTTCCGCCGCCTGACCGTGGCCGAGCGGATTCAACTCGCCCAGGATCTCTGGGATAGCGTGGCTGAGTCGGAGGAGGTCTTCGAACTCACCGACGCTCAGCGAGCCGAGCTCGACCGCCGGCTCGCGGCCCATGGGAACGACCCGTCCGCAGCCATCCCTTGGGAGGTCTTCCGCAAGGAACTCCTCGAGGGCTGA
- a CDS encoding DUF4926 domain-containing protein — MTAELDSVVLTRSLPDHGLEAGDIGTVVFVYPGGSELEVEFVTAGGATVAVLSLAAGDVRPMGPNEIHHVRALPTT, encoded by the coding sequence ATGACCGCTGAGCTCGACTCCGTAGTTCTCACCCGCAGTCTGCCCGATCACGGCCTGGAGGCCGGGGATATCGGGACCGTCGTCTTCGTATACCCCGGCGGCTCGGAGCTCGAAGTGGAGTTCGTAACCGCCGGGGGCGCTACAGTCGCCGTGCTGTCACTTGCCGCCGGGGATGTACGCCCCATGGGCCCGAACGAGATCCACCACGTTCGGGCGCTGCCGACGACGTAG
- a CDS encoding ATP-binding protein, which yields MIIIHVMDANPLPRLVTPSLAERLEAMPAVVVTGPRQTGKSTLVQRLVPGERRYHSLDDLDVLDAARRDPEALVGGTGPVTLDEIQREPGLLHAIKRAIDRQRTAGRFLLTGSANLLLMSKVSESLAGRASYLTLWPMTRREQRGQGRCGLWEQLLATPDEDWLDLIAAAPDESEDWRVLALRGGFPTPAVNMRRSAERAIWFDGYVRTYLERDLQDLASISALPDFRRLMRAACLRLGTLLNQTELGRDAALPQPTVHRWLNLLESSYLLVRLPAYAVNRTKRLIKSPKLYWGDTGVALHLAGSTEPEGAHLENLVLSDLMAWRDARLDRAEIYYWRTATGEEVDLVVESGKRILPIEIKAAGRPRLSDAKHLRAFRAEYGTKSRAGLLLHTGNTLEWLTSDVLAVPWRRIL from the coding sequence ATGATTATCATTCACGTCATGGATGCCAACCCCCTTCCCCGACTCGTCACCCCAAGCCTCGCGGAACGCCTCGAGGCCATGCCCGCGGTCGTCGTCACCGGTCCGCGGCAGACCGGGAAGAGCACGCTGGTGCAGCGCCTCGTCCCCGGGGAGCGGCGCTACCACTCCCTCGACGATCTCGACGTCCTCGATGCCGCGCGTCGCGACCCCGAGGCGCTCGTCGGCGGCACCGGGCCCGTCACCCTCGACGAGATCCAGCGTGAGCCGGGGCTCCTCCACGCCATAAAGCGCGCGATCGACCGACAGCGCACCGCGGGGCGCTTTCTCCTCACCGGGTCGGCGAATCTCCTCCTGATGAGCAAGGTCTCCGAGTCGCTGGCCGGCCGGGCAAGTTACCTCACCCTCTGGCCGATGACGCGGCGTGAACAGCGCGGCCAGGGCCGCTGCGGCCTTTGGGAGCAGCTCCTGGCAACGCCCGACGAGGACTGGCTCGATCTGATCGCGGCGGCGCCCGACGAGTCCGAGGACTGGCGTGTTCTCGCTCTTCGCGGTGGATTTCCGACGCCCGCTGTGAACATGCGTCGCTCCGCGGAACGCGCCATCTGGTTCGACGGCTACGTGCGTACCTATCTCGAGCGCGACCTTCAGGACCTCGCCTCGATCAGCGCCCTCCCGGACTTTCGCCGCCTCATGCGGGCCGCCTGCCTTCGGCTGGGCACGCTTCTCAATCAGACCGAGCTCGGCCGGGACGCCGCGCTTCCACAGCCGACCGTGCATCGCTGGCTCAATTTGTTGGAGTCCTCGTACCTCCTCGTTCGCCTCCCCGCCTACGCCGTCAATCGCACCAAACGCCTCATCAAGTCGCCGAAGCTCTACTGGGGCGATACGGGGGTGGCCCTTCACCTGGCCGGATCCACGGAGCCGGAGGGTGCGCACCTGGAGAACCTCGTCCTGAGCGACCTCATGGCCTGGCGCGACGCACGGCTCGATCGTGCCGAGATCTACTACTGGCGCACCGCGACGGGGGAGGAGGTGGACCTCGTCGTCGAGTCGGGGAAGAGGATTCTCCCAATCGAGATCAAGGCGGCCGGGCGGCCCCGTCTCTCCGACGCGAAGCACCTCCGCGCCTTTCGGGCGGAGTACGGGACGAAGTCACGGGCCGGGCTCCTCCTTCACACTGGCAACACGCTCGAGTGGCTCACATCCGATGTTCTCGCCGTTCCGTGGCGGAGGATCCTGTGA
- a CDS encoding RAMP superfamily CRISPR-associated protein, with protein sequence MTDVWLRITLLSATTIGGGEGMPAEVDVDVEYDEWGLPFIGGRRLKGLLVEEAALILGAFPQAEWVQAAEWLFGRPADARSISHFRIADGQLLPDVRAQVREAVEAKRASAADILGTLTEIRAQTAIDPTTGAPLKGTLRRTRALRRGLNFYSPIDWGGDPGERPQALLAGCALAVRRIGLGRSRGKGAVSLTLVDADGNDLTRTWAQPLLAAGGHS encoded by the coding sequence ATGACCGACGTATGGCTTCGCATAACGCTCCTGAGTGCAACGACGATCGGTGGCGGGGAAGGAATGCCGGCCGAAGTCGACGTGGATGTAGAGTACGACGAGTGGGGTCTACCCTTCATCGGGGGACGTCGGCTCAAAGGGCTTCTGGTGGAGGAAGCCGCTCTCATCCTGGGTGCGTTCCCTCAGGCAGAATGGGTGCAAGCGGCCGAGTGGCTGTTCGGTAGACCCGCGGACGCCCGGAGCATTTCGCATTTCCGGATCGCCGATGGGCAATTGCTTCCAGATGTCCGGGCTCAGGTCCGCGAAGCAGTCGAAGCAAAGAGGGCGAGCGCAGCGGATATCCTCGGCACTCTCACGGAGATTCGCGCGCAGACAGCGATCGACCCCACCACAGGCGCCCCGTTGAAGGGGACCCTGCGGAGAACGCGCGCTCTTCGTCGAGGCCTGAACTTCTATTCTCCAATTGACTGGGGCGGCGATCCGGGCGAACGGCCACAGGCCCTCCTCGCCGGCTGCGCGCTTGCGGTCCGGCGAATAGGGCTCGGACGATCGAGAGGGAAGGGCGCCGTGTCTCTCACTTTGGTGGACGCCGATGGAAACGATCTGACGCGTACATGGGCGCAGCCGCTGCTTGCGGCGGGAGGACACTCGTGA